A single genomic interval of Polaribacter vadi harbors:
- the trhA gene encoding PAQR family membrane homeostasis protein TrhA codes for MSESLNHLYSIKEEKLNVISHGLGFVLSVIALPFLILKSFNFDGFWKPTSFIIYGFSMVVLYAASTFYHAAKNPKKRRKLNIFDHAAIYVLIAGSYSPFCLVGLNSDLGWYMFLFVWIFAFTGIILKLFFTGRFDKLSTAMYLLMGWQVMFFIKPLMESLTTEAFFYLVAGGIFYSVGAILYSIKKIPYNHFIFHIFVLLGSLSHFIAIYNL; via the coding sequence ATGAGCGAGAGTTTAAATCACCTATATAGCATAAAAGAAGAGAAATTAAATGTGATTTCTCATGGTCTTGGCTTCGTTTTAAGTGTAATAGCGCTACCTTTTTTGATTCTTAAATCCTTTAATTTTGATGGTTTTTGGAAACCAACAAGTTTTATAATTTACGGATTTAGTATGGTTGTTTTGTATGCAGCATCTACATTTTACCATGCAGCAAAAAATCCGAAGAAAAGAAGAAAGCTAAACATTTTTGATCACGCAGCTATTTATGTTTTAATTGCTGGTAGTTATTCGCCTTTTTGTTTGGTGGGTTTAAATTCGGATTTGGGCTGGTATATGTTTTTATTTGTGTGGATTTTTGCATTTACAGGCATCATTTTAAAACTGTTTTTTACAGGAAGGTTTGATAAATTATCAACAGCTATGTATTTACTAATGGGTTGGCAAGTAATGTTTTTTATAAAACCATTAATGGAAAGTTTAACCACAGAAGCTTTTTTTTATCTTGTTGCTGGAGGAATTTTTTATTCAGTTGGAGCTATTTTATACTCCATTAAAAAAATACCTTACAACCATTTTATTTTTCACATTTTTGTTTTGTTGGGTAGTTTAAGCCATTTTATAGCGATATATAATTTATAA
- a CDS encoding SdpI family protein, translating to MNSFIYVLTTNGVLFLISVIFWKFPPKKINRLYGYRTPKAMQNQQIWDFANTTFNQTFLMYSGFSLLGGLLLANFSVIELTWEPMVLVMLSLVVSIIKTERALNDNFTDEGKRKK from the coding sequence ATGAATTCATTTATATATGTGTTAACAACAAATGGTGTGCTATTTTTAATTAGTGTTATATTTTGGAAATTTCCTCCAAAAAAAATAAACAGACTTTATGGATATAGAACTCCAAAAGCAATGCAAAACCAACAAATTTGGGATTTTGCAAACACTACCTTTAACCAAACATTTTTAATGTATAGTGGTTTTTCTTTATTAGGTGGTTTGTTATTAGCCAATTTTTCTGTGATAGAATTAACTTGGGAACCAATGGTTTTAGTAATGCTATCGCTTGTTGTAAGCATTATAAAAACGGAACGTGCTTTGAATGATAATTTTACTGATGAAGGGAAAAGGAAAAAGTAA
- a CDS encoding TonB-dependent receptor produces the protein MMKNLFFVFICLISAISFAQKVKVLDQETGKGVKNVTVFNEVNTISLSTDDDGFIDISSIKENEIIFFSHLSYAVYRIKKSLLVNQDFIVYLTKESEELDEVVISSFKKDEKSKRIAEQIAVLSTKDIQKISPQTSADLLAAIPGIKVQKSQFGGGSPVIRGMESNRVLLVVDGVRMNNAIYRKGHLQNSITLSPNLLDKTEVIFGPSSVIYGSDALGGVIHYYTKTPKLSEETTVKSELFSRFSTVNQEVATSVSAEVSFSNWASFTSISYSNFGDLRAGENRNHGFTDWGKVFYYSENVNGNYAENPTPNSDPNLLRNTGYNQTDFLQKFYVPLSKNTDLKINLQYSTSSDIQRFDRLNELKDVTDTSSLKFAEWYYGPQKRFLLSTQLLINPDKNWLESGTITTAYQNIQESRIQRKFGNLDRSYREETVNIFSVNGDFYVPITEDKTRILSYGFEVAYNDVGSNSYGKTLNISNHEIVGFSNDFKVQSRYPDGGSSFLTSAVYVDYRQDLSPKSTLNTGIRFTNTHKNATWIDETFLDFESLTLSRNNSAVTATIGYVYKPTRNWQLNSVLSSGFRSPNIDDIGRVREKSGNVTIPNIMVDPEFAYNAEIGILKYFNKRKFRLGANIYYTLLNNYIQRDFVYNADGSVKQVEFDGEFGNAVNNQNKGNAYISGYTLNYLGKISKTINTAGFITYTKGRTYDTEEPLSSIPPLFGQFEINYAKEKIELGAVFRFNNKKDITDFNFTEGIDNHDLTPIVDANATDDVNKFYGTPSWMTFGVNGSYNVNKNLSLQARLDNILDEHYIEFASGVSSPGRNLSVSLMANF, from the coding sequence ATGATGAAGAATTTATTTTTTGTATTTATATGTTTAATAAGTGCTATTTCTTTCGCTCAAAAAGTTAAAGTTTTAGACCAAGAAACTGGCAAAGGTGTTAAAAATGTTACGGTTTTTAATGAAGTAAATACGATTAGTTTAAGTACTGATGATGATGGTTTTATAGATATTTCATCTATTAAAGAAAATGAAATTATTTTCTTTTCTCATTTATCTTATGCTGTGTATAGAATCAAAAAATCTTTATTAGTAAATCAAGATTTTATAGTGTATTTAACCAAAGAATCTGAAGAGTTAGATGAAGTGGTGATTTCTTCTTTTAAGAAAGATGAAAAATCAAAGAGAATTGCAGAGCAGATAGCCGTTTTAAGTACGAAAGATATCCAAAAAATATCTCCACAAACATCCGCAGATTTATTGGCTGCAATTCCAGGAATTAAAGTGCAGAAATCTCAATTTGGGGGAGGAAGTCCTGTAATTCGTGGAATGGAATCTAACAGAGTTTTGTTAGTGGTTGATGGGGTTAGAATGAATAACGCAATTTACAGAAAAGGACATTTACAAAACTCAATTACGTTATCACCTAATTTGTTAGATAAAACTGAAGTTATTTTTGGACCTTCATCTGTAATTTATGGAAGTGATGCTTTAGGAGGTGTGATTCATTATTATACAAAAACACCAAAATTATCGGAAGAAACCACCGTAAAAAGCGAATTATTTTCAAGATTTTCCACCGTAAACCAAGAAGTTGCAACTAGCGTTTCTGCAGAAGTAAGTTTTAGTAATTGGGCTTCTTTTACAAGTATTTCGTATTCAAATTTTGGTGATTTAAGAGCAGGTGAAAATAGAAATCATGGTTTTACTGATTGGGGAAAAGTATTTTATTATTCTGAAAATGTGAATGGTAATTATGCAGAAAATCCTACACCAAATTCAGACCCTAATTTGCTAAGAAATACAGGGTATAATCAAACTGATTTCTTACAAAAATTTTATGTTCCTTTATCAAAAAATACAGATTTAAAAATCAATCTACAATACTCCACATCTTCAGATATTCAACGTTTTGATCGTTTAAATGAGCTGAAAGATGTTACAGATACTTCTTCTTTAAAGTTTGCTGAATGGTATTATGGGCCTCAAAAAAGATTTTTATTATCAACGCAATTACTCATCAATCCAGATAAAAATTGGTTAGAAAGTGGTACAATTACAACTGCTTATCAAAATATACAAGAAAGTAGAATTCAACGTAAATTTGGTAATTTAGATAGATCATATAGAGAAGAAACCGTAAATATATTTAGTGTAAATGGCGATTTCTATGTGCCAATTACAGAAGATAAAACTCGTATACTTTCTTATGGTTTTGAGGTTGCTTATAATGATGTTGGCTCAAATTCTTATGGAAAAACTTTAAATATTAGTAATCATGAAATTGTTGGTTTTTCGAACGATTTTAAAGTGCAATCACGTTATCCAGATGGTGGAAGCAGCTTTTTAACATCTGCAGTTTATGTGGATTATAGACAGGATTTAAGCCCGAAATCTACCTTAAATACAGGAATAAGATTTACAAATACCCATAAAAATGCTACTTGGATAGATGAAACTTTTTTAGATTTTGAATCTTTGACGCTAAGTAGAAATAACTCTGCAGTTACAGCAACTATAGGGTACGTTTATAAACCGACTAGAAATTGGCAGTTAAATAGTGTTTTGTCCTCGGGTTTTCGTTCTCCAAATATAGATGATATTGGTAGAGTTCGTGAAAAATCTGGAAATGTTACAATTCCAAATATTATGGTAGATCCTGAATTTGCTTACAATGCAGAAATAGGGATTTTAAAATATTTTAATAAGAGAAAATTTCGACTTGGAGCCAATATATATTACACATTATTAAATAATTATATTCAAAGAGATTTTGTATATAATGCTGATGGAAGTGTAAAACAAGTTGAATTTGATGGTGAATTTGGAAATGCAGTAAATAATCAGAATAAAGGAAATGCGTATATTTCTGGATATACTTTAAATTATTTAGGGAAAATTTCTAAAACAATAAATACTGCTGGTTTTATCACTTATACAAAAGGAAGAACGTATGATACTGAAGAACCTTTATCTTCAATTCCGCCTTTATTTGGTCAGTTTGAAATTAATTATGCAAAAGAAAAGATAGAATTAGGAGCCGTTTTTAGATTCAATAATAAAAAGGATATTACAGATTTTAACTTTACAGAAGGCATAGATAATCACGACTTAACACCAATTGTAGATGCAAATGCAACTGATGATGTAAATAAGTTTTATGGAACTCCAAGTTGGATGACTTTTGGCGTAAATGGAAGTTATAATGTAAATAAAAACCTTTCTTTACAGGCAAGGTTAGATAATATTTTAGACGAACACTATATAGAATTTGCTTCTGGAGTTTCTTCTCCTGGTAGAAATCTATCAGTTTCTTTAATGGCTAATTTTTAG
- a CDS encoding acyl-CoA thioesterase yields MKNTKELIELLSLINLEKNKFSGESVTIGSKIVFGGQVLAQSVNAAYRTIPKDRFLHSLHSYFLEAGDLTMPIEYDVAEVRNGGSFSTRRVTASQKGKTIFIMAASFHKKEDGFEHQAAINPDIKQPEELLSWEEMVVKFGDFLPKALSSFLNIERPIDFKPVHTSNPLQPKNLPAKEEVWFKLKGDIPEMDLQLKHQILTYISDYNVLNAAFNPNAKDYNFGNTITASLDHSLWFFRDFEFDDWMLFSAESPNAFGARGLSKGNIFTRDGKLVASFAQEGLMRPIKK; encoded by the coding sequence ATGAAAAACACTAAAGAACTTATTGAACTTTTATCTTTAATAAATTTAGAGAAAAATAAATTTTCTGGCGAAAGTGTAACTATTGGAAGTAAAATAGTTTTTGGTGGCCAAGTTTTAGCGCAATCTGTAAACGCAGCTTACAGAACAATACCTAAAGATAGGTTTTTACATTCGCTACATTCTTACTTTTTAGAAGCTGGAGATTTAACGATGCCTATTGAATATGATGTTGCAGAAGTAAGAAATGGTGGTAGTTTTTCTACAAGAAGAGTTACTGCTAGTCAAAAAGGTAAAACCATTTTTATTATGGCAGCTTCTTTTCATAAAAAAGAAGATGGTTTTGAGCATCAAGCAGCTATAAACCCCGATATAAAACAACCTGAAGAATTACTAAGTTGGGAAGAAATGGTTGTGAAATTTGGTGACTTTTTACCAAAAGCATTATCATCATTTTTAAACATAGAAAGACCTATTGATTTTAAACCTGTACATACTTCAAATCCTTTGCAGCCAAAAAACTTACCTGCAAAAGAGGAAGTTTGGTTTAAATTAAAAGGCGATATTCCTGAGATGGATTTACAGCTAAAACATCAAATTTTAACCTATATTTCTGATTACAATGTGTTAAATGCCGCTTTTAACCCAAATGCAAAAGACTATAATTTTGGCAATACAATTACTGCTAGTTTAGATCATTCTTTGTGGTTTTTTAGAGATTTTGAGTTCGATGATTGGATGCTTTTTTCAGCAGAATCGCCAAATGCATTTGGAGCAAGAGGTTTGTCTAAAGGAAATATTTTTACAAGAGATGGCAAATTAGTGGCTTCTTTTGCGCAAGAAGGATTGATGAGGCCAATAAAAAAGTAG
- a CDS encoding CYTH domain-containing protein: MSLEIERKFLVKNNDFKKASYQQKTIKQGYLSTAKNSTVRVRVSDETAFLTIKGPSNESGTTRFEWEKEIDINEAEQLLLLCEPSIIDKTRYLVKNEHLVFDVDEFYGDNLGLVIAEIELSSEDEVFEKPTWLGKEVTGIEKYYNSKMSKNPFKDW, translated from the coding sequence ATGAGCTTAGAAATTGAAAGAAAGTTTTTAGTGAAAAATAATGATTTTAAGAAAGCATCTTATCAACAAAAAACAATAAAACAAGGCTATTTAAGTACTGCAAAAAATAGTACTGTAAGAGTTCGTGTTTCAGATGAAACTGCATTTTTAACAATTAAAGGGCCATCTAACGAATCTGGCACAACTCGTTTTGAATGGGAAAAAGAAATTGACATAAATGAAGCTGAACAACTACTGCTATTATGTGAACCTTCTATTATTGACAAAACCCGATATTTGGTAAAAAATGAACATCTTGTTTTTGACGTTGATGAATTTTATGGCGATAATTTAGGTTTGGTTATTGCAGAAATAGAATTAAGTTCTGAAGATGAAGTTTTCGAAAAACCAACTTGGTTAGGCAAAGAAGTTACAGGAATTGAAAAATATTATAATTCTAAAATGAGTAAAAATCCTTTTAAGGATTGGTAA
- the trpS gene encoding tryptophan--tRNA ligase: protein MSRILTGVQSTGTPHLGNLLGAILPAIEMANNPKNEAFLFIADLHSLTQIKDGNQLRENTYSTAATWLACGLDINKTIFYRQSDIPQVTELAWYLSCFFPYQRLTLAHSFKDKSDKLDDVNAGLFNYPMLMAADILLYDAEIVPVGKDQLQHLEITRDVANKLNNTIGDTLIIPEPKIQEHVKLVPGTDGGKMSKSRNNIINIFLPDKKLRKQIMSIQTDSTPLEEPKNPDTDNVFALYKLLASETEIATMRANYEGGNYGYGHAKQALYELILEKFATNRERYNHFMENKHEIDNALKIGAEKATLVANEVLKRVRVKIGY, encoded by the coding sequence ATGTCAAGAATTTTAACTGGCGTACAAAGTACAGGAACACCACATTTAGGTAATTTATTAGGTGCTATTTTACCTGCTATTGAAATGGCTAACAATCCAAAAAACGAAGCTTTTTTATTTATTGCAGACCTACACTCTTTAACACAAATTAAAGACGGAAATCAATTAAGAGAAAACACTTACAGCACAGCTGCTACTTGGTTAGCTTGTGGTTTAGATATTAATAAAACTATTTTTTACAGACAAAGTGATATTCCTCAAGTAACTGAATTAGCTTGGTATTTGAGTTGTTTTTTTCCTTATCAACGTTTAACATTAGCTCATAGTTTTAAAGATAAATCTGATAAATTAGATGATGTTAATGCTGGTTTGTTCAATTACCCAATGCTAATGGCTGCTGATATTTTATTATATGATGCAGAAATTGTACCTGTTGGAAAAGATCAATTACAGCATTTAGAAATTACAAGAGATGTTGCCAATAAACTTAATAATACTATTGGTGACACCTTAATTATTCCTGAACCAAAAATTCAAGAACATGTAAAACTTGTGCCTGGAACTGATGGAGGAAAAATGAGCAAATCTAGAAATAACATTATCAACATTTTCTTACCAGATAAAAAATTGAGAAAACAAATAATGAGTATTCAAACTGATAGTACTCCTTTAGAAGAGCCTAAAAATCCTGATACAGATAACGTTTTTGCACTTTATAAATTATTAGCTTCGGAAACTGAAATAGCAACCATGAGAGCAAATTACGAAGGTGGAAATTATGGTTATGGACATGCAAAACAGGCTTTATATGAGTTAATTTTAGAGAAGTTTGCTACCAATAGAGAACGTTACAATCATTTTATGGAAAACAAACATGAAATTGATAACGCTTTAAAAATTGGTGCAGAAAAAGCAACTTTAGTCGCTAATGAAGTTCTAAAAAGAGTTCGAGTAAAAATTGGTTATTAA
- a CDS encoding class I SAM-dependent methyltransferase, which translates to MRLITLDDFIDTYFKIIQRGSGFFLSKFTFNKENRTKSAFDNTSFISSYFWSIPKVQERWNVFVSGNKNTNYLEYLTTNFLKDKTNLKLLSLGSGICNREIELAKHSTIFKEVVCVDIAENLLQIAAKNAIENNVTNIKFINKNIDDFEFDENEFDIVFFKSSLHHFDKIDTFLPGKIKHTLKSNGLLIINEFVGATRHQFSKKQITAINEAISIIPKKFRTRYKSKLTKNKYRGVGVLRMILADPSECIDSESIMPTIHKHYKTIIEKPYGGNLLMSVLRDISHHFYTLDDEKEAILEKLFLLEDTYMKNNPSDLVFGIYENKK; encoded by the coding sequence ATGCGATTAATTACTTTAGACGATTTTATAGATACCTATTTTAAGATAATTCAGAGAGGAAGTGGTTTTTTCTTATCTAAATTTACCTTTAATAAAGAAAACAGAACTAAAAGTGCTTTTGATAACACCTCCTTTATATCGTCTTATTTTTGGTCTATTCCAAAAGTACAAGAACGTTGGAATGTTTTTGTTAGTGGCAATAAAAACACTAATTATTTAGAATATTTAACAACTAATTTTTTAAAAGATAAAACCAATTTAAAACTGTTATCTCTTGGATCGGGTATTTGCAATCGAGAAATTGAATTAGCCAAACATTCTACTATTTTTAAAGAAGTTGTTTGTGTAGATATTGCTGAAAATTTATTGCAAATTGCAGCTAAAAATGCAATTGAAAACAATGTTACAAACATTAAATTTATCAATAAAAATATTGATGATTTCGAATTTGATGAAAACGAATTTGATATTGTTTTTTTTAAATCTTCTTTGCATCATTTTGATAAAATAGATACTTTTTTACCAGGCAAAATAAAGCATACTTTAAAATCTAATGGTCTTTTAATAATCAATGAGTTTGTTGGTGCAACTAGACATCAATTTTCAAAAAAACAAATTACTGCTATTAATGAAGCAATTTCAATTATTCCAAAAAAATTTAGGACTCGATATAAAAGTAAATTAACTAAAAATAAATATAGAGGAGTTGGTGTTCTTAGAATGATTTTAGCAGACCCATCTGAATGCATAGATTCTGAAAGTATAATGCCTACTATACATAAACATTACAAAACTATTATTGAAAAACCTTATGGAGGTAATTTATTAATGAGTGTTTTAAGAGATATTTCTCATCATTTTTATACTTTAGATGATGAAAAGGAAGCAATTTTAGAAAAGCTTTTTTTGCTAGAAGATACGTATATGAAAAATAATCCTTCAGATTTAGTGTTCGGTATTTATGAAAACAAAAAATAA
- a CDS encoding T9SS type A sorting domain-containing protein, with product MKKTVSIYILFLTVLSSAQTNYSDSWEDFYSYNNVKDFVKVNDIVYALSDNAVFTYNETTSEINKLSSIQGLSGDITSSIHYNSTFKRLVIGYETGLIEVVDENGVITISSDIVNFNQSSQKRINHISEYGNTLYLSTPFAIVEYDIENLEFGDTFFIGNGSTSLNINETLINGDKIYAATEDGIFNAALTSNLLIDFNNWQQQYNGRNFSHIINFNNKIYITENSNLFDLNNNILTLVRNFFEPIINLNSSTLNLIVSLNKKIIVLDASENQTVEFNTILDFDFTATNAFFDNNTIYIGTKEFGILKTTSASSNEYQEIHPEGPLENGVFAIEVKNNDLWVVYGGYSAFYGSLFFRKGFSHFNGENWINTKYDPDFPVTDLNHISIDPNAENRVYISSMGDTRDINSVSTGGLMVVENDEIKTFYNHLNSGLEDLESTLPNRVTVRVTATKFDKQGNLWVANINTGDELKKLSPSGQWSSFDISSLQTIFAFGLSEISIDNNNTVWIGTRRNGVYAFNENGNRKRALISTPNLGNLPETDVLTVAADKSNRIWLGTRNGMVVFRNASSIFDAEVLNAQPVIIEENGVGERLLGDQRINTIFVDGADNKWFGTDNGGALYTNPSGQTTLANFSKANSPLPSNRILKIRVDEANGKVYFATDNGIVAYNSNVSPFGESLGEVYAYPNPALKNHETITIDGRNGTNLPKGTNVKILDVAGNLVYETNVVEGQQLQGGKVIWNKKNLAGRSVASGVYIVLLTNDDGSETATAKIAIVN from the coding sequence ATGAAAAAAACTGTATCAATATATATCTTGTTTTTAACAGTATTGAGTTCTGCTCAAACTAATTATAGCGATTCTTGGGAAGATTTTTACTCTTATAATAATGTAAAAGATTTTGTAAAAGTTAATGATATTGTATATGCTTTATCAGATAATGCAGTTTTTACTTACAATGAAACTACATCTGAAATTAATAAACTTTCTTCCATACAAGGTTTGTCTGGTGATATTACATCATCAATTCATTACAATTCTACTTTTAAAAGATTAGTAATTGGTTATGAAACTGGTTTAATAGAGGTTGTTGATGAAAATGGCGTCATTACTATTTCTTCTGATATTGTAAATTTTAATCAATCTAGTCAAAAAAGAATCAATCATATTTCTGAATATGGCAATACGTTATATTTATCTACACCCTTTGCTATTGTTGAATACGATATAGAAAATTTAGAATTTGGCGATACTTTTTTTATAGGGAATGGTTCTACGTCTTTAAATATTAATGAGACATTAATTAATGGTGATAAAATTTATGCAGCTACAGAAGATGGTATTTTTAATGCAGCTCTTACAAGCAATCTTCTAATCGATTTTAATAATTGGCAACAGCAATATAATGGACGGAATTTTAGTCATATTATAAATTTTAATAATAAAATTTATATTACAGAAAACTCAAATTTATTTGATCTAAATAACAATATTTTAACTTTGGTAAGAAACTTCTTTGAACCAATTATAAATTTAAATTCATCAACATTAAATTTAATTGTATCGTTAAATAAAAAAATAATTGTTTTAGATGCTTCTGAAAATCAAACAGTAGAATTTAATACAATTTTAGATTTCGATTTTACAGCAACCAATGCTTTTTTCGATAATAACACTATTTATATTGGCACAAAAGAATTCGGAATTTTAAAAACTACGAGTGCTAGTAGCAATGAATATCAAGAAATTCATCCAGAAGGTCCTTTAGAAAATGGTGTTTTTGCTATAGAAGTAAAGAACAATGATCTTTGGGTTGTTTATGGAGGATATAGTGCATTTTATGGGTCACTTTTTTTCAGAAAAGGATTTAGTCATTTTAATGGAGAAAACTGGATAAACACAAAATATGATCCTGATTTTCCAGTAACTGATTTGAATCACATCTCTATAGATCCCAATGCAGAAAATAGAGTTTATATAAGTTCTATGGGAGATACAAGAGATATAAATAGTGTTTCTACTGGAGGATTAATGGTGGTGGAAAATGATGAAATAAAAACTTTTTATAATCACTTAAACAGTGGTTTAGAAGATTTAGAATCTACATTACCAAATAGAGTTACTGTTAGAGTTACAGCAACTAAATTTGACAAGCAAGGTAATTTATGGGTTGCCAATATTAATACTGGTGATGAACTAAAAAAATTATCGCCTTCAGGTCAATGGAGTAGTTTTGATATTAGTTCTCTACAAACCATTTTTGCTTTTGGTTTAAGTGAAATTTCGATCGATAATAACAACACAGTTTGGATAGGAACCAGAAGAAATGGCGTGTATGCATTTAATGAAAACGGAAATAGAAAAAGAGCATTAATTTCAACACCAAATCTTGGTAATTTACCAGAAACAGATGTGCTTACAGTTGCTGCAGATAAGAGCAACAGAATTTGGTTAGGAACCAGAAATGGCATGGTTGTTTTTAGAAATGCTTCTTCAATTTTTGATGCAGAAGTGTTAAATGCACAACCTGTAATTATTGAAGAAAATGGAGTAGGAGAGCGTTTGTTAGGAGATCAAAGAATCAATACTATTTTTGTAGATGGTGCAGATAATAAATGGTTTGGTACAGATAATGGAGGTGCTTTGTATACAAATCCTTCAGGACAAACAACCTTGGCGAATTTTAGCAAAGCAAATTCACCTTTACCCTCTAACAGAATTTTAAAAATTAGGGTTGATGAAGCCAATGGAAAAGTTTATTTTGCTACAGATAACGGTATTGTAGCCTATAATAGTAATGTTTCGCCTTTTGGAGAAAGTTTAGGAGAAGTATATGCGTATCCAAATCCTGCTTTAAAAAACCATGAAACGATTACTATTGATGGTAGAAATGGAACCAACTTACCAAAAGGAACCAATGTTAAAATTTTAGATGTTGCTGGTAATTTAGTTTATGAAACCAATGTTGTAGAAGGCCAGCAATTACAAGGAGGTAAAGTAATTTGGAACAAAAAAAACTTGGCTGGTAGAAGTGTAGCTTCTGGTGTTTACATTGTTTTATTAACGAATGATGATGGCTCAGAAACTGCTACAGCAAAAATTGCAATTGTAAATTAA
- a CDS encoding lysophospholipid acyltransferase family protein, which translates to MKYIKIPFLLVWRLWFYILMFVTIILLLPLLFILSAKETYYAAFWRVARFWSKILVYGMGFSLKVTKDQELDRSKSYMFCPNHASLMDAFVLIVLSKNPIVFVGKKEFVKIPIFGFIYKRVVIMVDRSSPKSRKKVYQLAKEKLQNGTSMAIFPEGLVPTENIVLASFKNGAFSLAIEFEMPIVPQVYYDCKRLFSWDFFKGSPGVFRVHQHRFIETKGLTLEDVESLKQQTFDIIYNDLVADFKYMKDTNRPNNEREFKSPI; encoded by the coding sequence TTGAAGTACATAAAAATTCCTTTTCTTTTAGTTTGGCGTTTATGGTTCTACATTTTAATGTTTGTAACCATTATTTTATTGCTGCCACTTTTGTTTATTTTATCAGCTAAAGAAACATATTATGCTGCTTTTTGGAGAGTTGCACGTTTTTGGTCTAAGATTTTGGTATATGGAATGGGTTTTAGTTTAAAAGTGACTAAAGATCAAGAATTGGACAGGAGTAAAAGCTATATGTTTTGCCCAAATCACGCTTCTTTAATGGATGCTTTTGTGTTGATTGTATTAAGCAAAAATCCAATTGTTTTTGTTGGTAAAAAAGAGTTTGTTAAAATACCCATTTTTGGCTTTATATATAAAAGAGTAGTGATTATGGTTGATAGAAGCAGTCCAAAAAGTAGAAAAAAAGTGTACCAATTAGCCAAAGAAAAACTACAAAATGGAACAAGTATGGCAATTTTTCCTGAAGGATTAGTACCTACTGAAAATATTGTTTTAGCATCTTTTAAAAATGGTGCTTTTAGTTTAGCTATAGAATTTGAAATGCCAATTGTGCCTCAAGTTTATTACGATTGCAAGCGATTATTTTCTTGGGATTTTTTTAAAGGAAGTCCTGGTGTTTTTAGAGTTCATCAACATAGATTTATTGAAACAAAAGGCCTAACTTTAGAGGATGTAGAAAGTTTAAAACAACAAACTTTCGATATTATTTATAATGATTTAGTGGCAGATTTTAAATATATGAAAGATACAAACAGACCTAATAATGAGCGAGAGTTTAAATCACCTATATAG
- the recO gene encoding DNA repair protein RecO translates to MGIVNTKAIVLSSLKFGDTSLIVKCYTEEEGVKSYLIRGVLKPKKTGIKAAYFQPLTQLKIIAKHNTKGTLNSIKEVQVVNPYKTIHTDIIKQSVVFFLSEILASSIQEEEQNKALYSYLETAFIWLDVHDKIANFHLLFLLNLTGFLGFYPDTSKKDKIGFNLLEGKFSDNTADKNVLFKNDLYQFKKLLGINFDGIENVSYSKDERQLVLQMIIEYFKLHLDSFRKPKSLQVLETIFS, encoded by the coding sequence ATGGGCATTGTAAATACGAAAGCAATTGTTTTAAGTTCACTAAAATTCGGTGATACTAGTTTAATTGTAAAATGTTACACAGAAGAAGAAGGTGTAAAAAGTTACTTGATAAGAGGTGTTTTAAAACCTAAAAAAACAGGAATTAAAGCAGCCTATTTTCAGCCATTAACACAACTAAAAATTATTGCAAAACACAATACAAAAGGTACTTTAAATTCCATTAAAGAAGTGCAAGTTGTAAATCCTTACAAAACAATTCATACAGATATTATTAAACAATCTGTCGTGTTTTTTTTATCAGAAATTTTGGCAAGTTCCATACAAGAAGAAGAACAAAATAAAGCGCTGTACAGTTATTTAGAAACTGCTTTTATTTGGTTAGATGTACATGATAAAATTGCAAATTTTCACTTACTTTTTTTATTGAACTTAACAGGTTTTTTAGGCTTTTATCCAGATACATCAAAGAAAGATAAAATTGGATTTAATCTTTTAGAAGGTAAATTTTCTGATAATACTGCTGATAAAAATGTGCTTTTTAAAAATGATTTATATCAATTTAAAAAGCTGTTAGGCATAAATTTTGATGGTATAGAAAATGTGTCTTATAGCAAAGACGAAAGGCAGTTGGTTTTGCAAATGATAATTGAGTATTTTAAGTTACATTTGGACAGTTTTAGAAAACCAAAATCTTTACAAGTTTTAGAAACCATTTTTAGTTGA